A stretch of Vigna angularis cultivar LongXiaoDou No.4 chromosome 4, ASM1680809v1, whole genome shotgun sequence DNA encodes these proteins:
- the LOC128196196 gene encoding uncharacterized protein LOC128196196 has protein sequence MKFTYVLAGWEGTASDSRILKNALDRDDPLVIPEGKYYLGDAGFMLKSTVLTPYRGVRYHLKEFTRKGPQNARELFNHRHSSLRNVIERTFGVVKKRFPIIASGTEPHYGLETMTDIILACCILHNFLRGVDNDDSLLDEVDNELNEREDHNVSSSQVREDDHRIGSSIKDCIADHMWRDYQNS, from the exons atgaaattcaCATACGTTCTTGCTGGGTGGGAAGGCACTGCATctgattcaagaattttaaaaaatgctctTGACCGAGATGATCCGTTGGTTATCCCCGAAG gaaaatactACCTCGGTGATGCAGGATTTATGTTGAAAAGCACAGTGTTGACTCCATATAGAGGCGTAAGATATCACCTTAAAGAATTTACACGCAAAGGACCACAAAATGCACGGGAGTTGTTTAATCATCGCCATTCATCGTTGAGAAATGTTATTGAAAGAACTTTTGGTGTGGTGAAAAAAAGATTCCCTATCATTGCAAGTGGCACTGAACCACACTATGGATTGGAGACAATGACAGACATCATACTAGCTTGTTGTATCTTGCACAACTTCCTTCGTGGTGTGGATAACGATGACTCATTACTTGATGAAGTAGATAACGAGTTGAATGAAAGGGAAGACCATAATGTTTCATCATCTCAAGTCAGAGAAGACGACCATAGGATTGGTAGTAGTATCAAGGATTGTATAGCAGATCATATGTGGCGAGATTATCAAAACTCGtag